One window of the Phreatobacter oligotrophus genome contains the following:
- a CDS encoding CbtB domain-containing protein, with amino-acid sequence MTDIVLAPHTRPVPVPAGEIMPWAVFGSLLLLVAIYFVGAEQGATSLIPGMYVHEFLHDGRHLLGFPCH; translated from the coding sequence ATGACCGATATCGTTCTTGCTCCCCATACCCGCCCAGTCCCCGTCCCAGCCGGCGAAATCATGCCCTGGGCCGTCTTCGGCAGCCTCCTCCTCTTGGTCGCGATCTATTTTGTCGGCGCCGAGCAGGGAGCCACGTCGCTGATCCCTGGCATGTATGTCCATGAGTTCCTCCACGACGGCCGACACCTTCTCGGTTTTCCCTGTCATTGA
- a CDS encoding histidine phosphatase family protein yields MPARLTLICHGATAATRASAFPLDEPLEEGVEEQARKLGLSLRRWNRAVTSPALRARQTAEALSLNAVVDTALRDCDYGRWSGRKLADIQAAHPADVTTWLSDSEAAPHGGESLRALMLRVSEWMAARLHDNGHTIAVTHASVIRAAVVDVLGAPSESFWQIDVDPLSLVDLRSDKQRWALRVSQYRR; encoded by the coding sequence ATGCCTGCGCGCCTTACCTTAATATGTCACGGAGCAACGGCGGCAACGCGCGCATCTGCCTTTCCGCTTGACGAGCCGCTTGAGGAGGGCGTCGAGGAGCAGGCAAGAAAGCTCGGCCTTTCGTTGCGGCGCTGGAATCGCGCGGTGACCAGCCCTGCGCTTCGCGCGCGACAAACCGCGGAAGCCCTTTCGCTTAATGCCGTTGTGGATACGGCATTACGAGATTGCGACTATGGGCGCTGGAGCGGTCGCAAGCTCGCCGACATTCAGGCCGCACACCCGGCGGACGTTACGACCTGGCTCTCCGATTCTGAAGCCGCCCCACACGGCGGCGAGTCGCTGCGCGCGCTGATGCTGCGTGTCTCGGAGTGGATGGCTGCCAGGTTGCACGACAATGGTCACACGATTGCGGTTACCCACGCATCGGTTATCCGTGCGGCCGTCGTCGACGTGCTGGGAGCACCAAGCGAGTCGTTTTGGCAAATCGATGTCGATCCGCTTAGTCTTGTTGATTTACGCTCCGATAAGCAGCGTTGGGCTTTGCGCGTATCCCAATATAGGCGATAG
- a CDS encoding IS256 family transposase: MSRDSTVIQLRQPDAIDDPLTEVAREGARRMLATVLIAEADAFVAVWKDVKLPDGRDRVVRHGHGPERAIQTGVGPVAVRRAKVRDRGKVGAVEKIRFTSSILPKWARRTRSLDALLPILYLRGISTGDFQEALSALLGKDAPNLSPAVITRLTAEWQTDYEAWQKRDLSARRYVYVWADGVYLQARMEPQADCMLVLIGATPEGKKELVGFQTGVRESAQSWLELLVDVKRRGLEIAPDLAVGDGALGFWKAIEEVFPSTRHQRCWVHKTANVLNKVALSVQVNMKADLREIYGAPTRAAAEAAIDVFADKYGAKYDKAVVCLTKDREALLAFFDFPAEHWDHLRTSNPIESVFATVRHRTVRTKGSLSQRTARLMVFKLVSAAAKTWRRLKGENQLPKVVRGVKFQNGVEVIERPANHAA; this comes from the coding sequence ATGTCGAGAGATAGCACCGTCATTCAGTTGCGTCAGCCTGACGCCATCGATGATCCCCTGACCGAAGTTGCCCGTGAAGGCGCCCGTCGGATGCTGGCTACGGTGCTGATCGCCGAAGCCGATGCCTTCGTCGCCGTGTGGAAGGATGTGAAGCTGCCGGATGGTCGTGACCGCGTCGTGCGTCATGGCCACGGGCCGGAGCGTGCGATCCAGACCGGGGTCGGACCTGTCGCGGTCCGGCGCGCCAAGGTTCGCGACCGCGGCAAGGTGGGCGCGGTGGAGAAGATCCGGTTCACTTCTTCGATCCTGCCCAAGTGGGCACGCCGGACCAGGAGCCTCGATGCTCTGCTTCCGATCTTGTATTTGCGTGGCATTTCGACCGGCGACTTCCAGGAGGCCCTCTCGGCTCTCCTCGGCAAGGACGCGCCGAACCTGTCGCCGGCGGTGATCACGCGGCTGACGGCGGAGTGGCAGACGGATTACGAGGCTTGGCAGAAGCGCGACCTCTCGGCGCGACGCTATGTCTATGTGTGGGCGGATGGGGTTTACCTGCAGGCCCGCATGGAGCCGCAGGCCGACTGCATGCTGGTGCTGATTGGCGCCACGCCGGAAGGCAAGAAGGAACTCGTCGGCTTCCAGACCGGGGTGCGTGAGAGCGCGCAGAGCTGGCTTGAGCTCCTCGTCGACGTCAAGCGGCGTGGGCTCGAGATCGCGCCGGACCTGGCCGTCGGCGACGGCGCGCTCGGCTTCTGGAAGGCGATCGAGGAGGTCTTTCCGAGCACCCGGCACCAGCGCTGTTGGGTTCACAAGACCGCCAACGTGCTGAATAAGGTCGCCCTCTCGGTCCAGGTCAATATGAAGGCGGACCTCCGTGAGATCTACGGCGCGCCGACACGCGCGGCAGCCGAAGCCGCGATCGACGTCTTCGCCGACAAGTACGGCGCCAAGTACGACAAGGCGGTCGTCTGTCTGACCAAGGATCGCGAGGCCCTGCTCGCCTTCTTCGATTTTCCCGCCGAGCATTGGGACCACTTGCGTACATCGAACCCGATCGAGAGCGTGTTCGCCACGGTCCGTCATCGAACCGTGCGCACCAAAGGATCGCTGTCGCAAAGGACCGCCAGGCTCATGGTGTTCAAGCTCGTCTCCGCGGCCGCCAAAACATGGCGGCGCCTGAAGGGCGAAAACCAGTTGCCGAAAGTCGTCCGAGGCGTCAAATTCCAAAACGGCGTCGAGGTCATCGAGAGGCCGGCTAATCACGCCGCCTGA